In Gimesia benthica, a single window of DNA contains:
- a CDS encoding leucine-rich repeat domain-containing protein yields MTQPEPNQKRVSRLRWVWRGIGLVVVAGLVLFVVPGIRHSRAIQQLKSNPKITIESEPNWVLGQLPYACQNWVQGNVSQEVWNSLQRPFEINCSQQALSDSDLAAIGRMTNLKFIDLSDATFSEKGFSQLAGLHKLRALVLNGSSINDAGLSHLEGFAELETLVLGNTAISDRGLQHLQNLRRLEFLDLHETAISDAGLINLKRLDNLQRITLFRTQVSDQGLIHLAGLKQLSGLYLTGTQVTDAGLAHLRELTNLYELGLNETRITDAGLRHLAGLKALRILDLNQTQISDAGLQELEELTKLEFLFLGGTQAGNAGLEIISKLPQLQILVMSETPVTDDDLVQLETLKNLTRLNLNQTGITDAGLVHLEGLTRLSSLYTENTRVTSAGLARLRKKLPKLTD; encoded by the coding sequence ATGACCCAACCCGAACCCAACCAGAAGCGCGTGAGCCGCCTGCGTTGGGTCTGGCGTGGAATCGGGCTGGTGGTTGTGGCGGGTCTGGTGCTGTTTGTCGTGCCTGGGATTCGGCACAGCCGGGCAATTCAACAGTTGAAATCGAATCCGAAAATTACGATCGAATCGGAGCCGAATTGGGTATTGGGCCAGTTGCCTTATGCCTGTCAGAACTGGGTTCAGGGGAATGTGAGCCAAGAGGTTTGGAACTCATTGCAGCGGCCCTTCGAAATCAACTGCAGTCAACAGGCACTCAGTGACTCCGACCTGGCTGCCATCGGTCGTATGACGAATCTGAAATTTATCGATTTGAGTGACGCTACGTTCTCTGAGAAGGGTTTTTCTCAACTGGCGGGTCTGCACAAATTGAGGGCACTGGTCCTGAACGGATCGAGTATCAATGATGCGGGGCTGTCGCATCTCGAAGGGTTCGCAGAGCTGGAGACTCTCGTGCTGGGGAACACCGCGATCAGTGATCGTGGTCTGCAGCATCTTCAGAACCTGCGCCGACTGGAGTTTTTAGATTTACATGAGACCGCAATCAGTGATGCCGGCCTGATAAATCTGAAGCGGCTTGACAACCTGCAGCGCATTACATTGTTTCGGACTCAAGTCAGCGATCAAGGGTTGATCCATCTTGCGGGGCTGAAGCAACTGTCGGGGCTCTATCTGACGGGCACTCAAGTGACGGATGCGGGACTGGCCCATCTGCGAGAGTTAACCAATCTGTATGAGCTTGGCCTGAACGAGACCCGAATCACAGATGCAGGACTGAGACATCTGGCCGGTCTGAAGGCACTGCGAATCCTGGATCTTAATCAGACTCAGATCAGTGATGCAGGGCTGCAGGAACTGGAAGAGCTCACAAAGCTGGAATTTCTTTTCCTGGGGGGAACACAGGCCGGGAATGCAGGGTTAGAAATTATCTCGAAACTTCCTCAGTTGCAGATCCTGGTAATGTCTGAGACGCCAGTGACTGATGACGACCTGGTTCAATTAGAGACTCTCAAGAATCTCACGCGGCTCAATCTGAATCAGACCGGGATCACGGATGCAGGTCTGGTGCATCTGGAGGGCCTGACCAGACTGAGTTCACTTTATACGGAGAACACCCGAGTCACCTCCGCGGGCCTGGCCCGGTTGCGTAAGAAGTTGCCGAAACTTACTGATTGA
- a CDS encoding peroxiredoxin family protein: MSMTLPASLQRCFLSLTTAAGLLCFSAGPVLSADKTEATKEKSAEAESTAKDSAESDDVLAGHSYHGEVFNEGPRRAAYLMGGTGDVHFDVTVKNPEAQKFLDQGLGQLHGFWYLEAERSFRHAANLDKDCAMAFWGAAMCNLKNEKRAKGFIEEANKRLDKITPREKKYIKALEDYINADKKKSKERNEAYTKALEDLIIEYPDDLEAKAFLAVHLYQSRSASTSYVAAEALLQDIFAKNPMHPAHHYRIHLWDHRKPEMALTSAANCGQSSPGIAHMWHMPGHIYSRLKRYQDAVWQQEASARVDHAHMMRDAVMPDQIHNYAHNNEWLIRNLIFIGRVHDAVDLAKNMISLPQHPKYNTLKKRGSAKYGRMRLLQVLRTYELWDDIIALSQTPYLEPTEEEDEQLNRLRYLGLAYFQSGRASEGEQVIAQLQKRLETLETEKTKAEADAEQKVKNPEKADDKQTDEKSDPKTDEKKDAKKDEKADSKKKAAPTEKDIKAAKEKAGKPFVARIKKVQKHIDALQGHQAIAAGDFKKGHELLKKAGGADDVYLIVVQWKSGDAEKAEKALRKLIGSHKNEVQPQATLVELLWQSGKKEEAKKEFDKLRKLSATIDLDVPLFTRLAPVAEAAGYAGDWRIENKLASDVGDRPDLKTLGPFRWEPSPAPTWQLKDAKGQLRSSDEFKGKPHVLIFYLGYSCLHCAQQLQAFAPMVKEFEQAGFPLMAISTDDQEGLKTSIKNYDKGDLPIPLFSNSKLDVFKSFHVYDDFEKQPLHGTFIIDAKGNVVWQDISYEPFMDPEFVLKEAKRLLPQHGGKEELSAVSGK; this comes from the coding sequence ATGAGTATGACCCTCCCCGCATCCCTGCAGCGTTGCTTCCTCTCCCTGACCACAGCCGCCGGCCTGCTCTGTTTCTCTGCCGGACCCGTGTTGAGTGCCGACAAGACCGAGGCGACAAAAGAGAAGTCAGCCGAAGCCGAGTCGACCGCCAAGGACTCTGCTGAGTCGGACGACGTGCTGGCGGGCCATTCGTATCATGGTGAAGTCTTCAACGAGGGACCGCGGCGGGCTGCTTACCTGATGGGAGGCACGGGCGATGTGCACTTCGACGTGACAGTCAAGAATCCGGAAGCACAGAAGTTCCTGGACCAGGGGCTGGGACAGCTGCACGGGTTCTGGTACCTGGAAGCCGAGCGTTCCTTCCGGCATGCGGCCAATCTCGACAAAGACTGCGCGATGGCCTTCTGGGGCGCTGCGATGTGCAACCTGAAAAACGAGAAGCGGGCCAAGGGGTTCATCGAAGAAGCAAACAAACGGCTCGACAAGATCACGCCGCGCGAGAAGAAATATATCAAAGCGCTGGAAGACTACATCAATGCCGACAAGAAAAAGAGCAAGGAGCGCAATGAAGCATATACCAAAGCGCTGGAAGACCTGATCATCGAATATCCCGATGACCTGGAAGCCAAGGCGTTCCTGGCGGTGCACCTGTATCAATCGCGGTCTGCCAGCACGAGCTATGTGGCGGCGGAAGCATTGCTGCAGGACATTTTCGCTAAGAACCCGATGCACCCTGCCCACCACTATCGAATTCATCTATGGGATCATCGCAAGCCGGAGATGGCGTTGACCTCGGCAGCGAACTGCGGTCAGTCCTCCCCCGGAATCGCCCACATGTGGCACATGCCCGGTCACATTTATTCGCGGCTCAAACGCTACCAGGATGCGGTCTGGCAGCAGGAAGCTTCGGCTCGTGTGGACCACGCCCACATGATGCGGGATGCGGTCATGCCGGACCAGATTCACAACTATGCCCACAACAACGAATGGCTGATCCGCAACCTGATTTTCATTGGTCGCGTGCACGATGCTGTGGATCTGGCGAAGAATATGATCTCACTGCCTCAGCACCCTAAATACAACACACTCAAAAAACGGGGGAGTGCCAAGTACGGACGCATGCGTCTGCTGCAGGTGCTGCGCACCTACGAACTGTGGGACGATATTATTGCACTCAGCCAGACACCTTACCTGGAGCCGACCGAAGAGGAAGACGAACAGCTGAATCGCCTGCGTTACCTGGGACTGGCTTATTTCCAGAGTGGTCGCGCTTCCGAGGGGGAGCAGGTGATCGCACAACTGCAGAAACGGTTAGAGACTCTGGAGACTGAGAAAACCAAAGCGGAGGCCGACGCAGAGCAGAAAGTAAAGAATCCCGAGAAAGCCGACGACAAGCAGACGGACGAAAAGTCTGACCCCAAAACAGACGAGAAAAAAGACGCAAAAAAAGACGAGAAGGCCGATTCCAAAAAGAAAGCCGCCCCGACCGAGAAGGACATCAAAGCGGCGAAAGAAAAAGCGGGTAAGCCGTTTGTGGCCCGCATCAAGAAAGTACAGAAACACATCGATGCCCTGCAGGGGCACCAGGCGATCGCAGCGGGTGACTTCAAGAAAGGACACGAGCTGCTGAAGAAAGCCGGTGGTGCCGACGACGTTTACCTGATTGTCGTTCAATGGAAATCAGGCGATGCGGAAAAAGCAGAGAAGGCCCTGCGGAAGCTGATCGGTTCGCATAAGAACGAAGTGCAGCCCCAGGCGACTCTGGTCGAACTGCTCTGGCAGTCCGGCAAGAAGGAAGAGGCGAAGAAAGAGTTTGACAAGCTGAGAAAGCTGTCTGCCACCATCGACCTGGATGTGCCCCTCTTCACTCGACTGGCGCCGGTCGCCGAGGCTGCCGGTTATGCTGGAGACTGGCGGATTGAAAACAAACTGGCCAGCGATGTCGGCGATCGCCCCGATCTGAAAACCCTGGGACCGTTCCGCTGGGAACCCTCCCCTGCCCCGACCTGGCAGCTCAAAGATGCGAAAGGCCAGCTCCGCAGTTCCGATGAGTTCAAGGGCAAGCCGCATGTGTTGATCTTTTATCTCGGTTACAGCTGTCTGCACTGTGCGCAGCAGTTGCAGGCTTTCGCTCCGATGGTCAAGGAGTTCGAGCAGGCCGGTTTCCCGCTGATGGCGATCAGCACTGACGACCAGGAAGGTCTGAAGACGTCCATCAAGAATTACGACAAAGGGGATTTGCCGATCCCGCTGTTTTCAAACAGCAAGCTGGATGTGTTTAAGTCGTTCCATGTCTACGACGATTTCGAAAAGCAGCCCCTGCACGGTACTTTCATTATCGATGCGAAAGGGAACGTCGTCTGGCAGGATATCAGCTACGAACCGTTTATGGATCCCGAGTTCGTATTGAAAGAAGCAAAACGCCTGCTGCCGCAGCACGGTGGTAAAGAAGAGCTGAGTGCCGTTTCCGGGAAGTGA
- a CDS encoding PAS domain S-box protein: MSHAKTSELLNEVTRLRRRVGELEQEHRRIDSAEKPVTRGPVGGASYQTGRDHSLLDALPCAVCECDLSGEILFANTTFAELHGYPQVELKGRHYADLIADHQDHDASRQLLEQLADGQLSSHCQETVHRRQDGKRIPVEVKWRSQRDGSGAVSGLLAVTTERRTDKSSRGQEADLAGQYFNLVREMILVVDADEKVSLINQQGCRLMGGEEAEILGKNWFDNFLPADNREEVRIFFHQFMEQGAVQPVEYYENDVLTVDGTVKRIAWHFSILQDESGTNIGTLNVAVDITERLEEQQTLRESRQIFHQISEHVHEMLWVSSADLRKIFYVSPKYEEFWGQPCQSIYDDPTIWIERIHPDDLESLMESMNQKIQGDFSSTHFPQFRVVHPDGSFRWLEARSFPVYNEQHQVTRMVGIVEDITQRKQDEAAILKENELLEERVRQRTTQLARKTAQLKALFQGLPDQVLVINHEGEIVNFNGRHREYLFSNRDLSSGSKLKELLLEEIRLPFTEAIQRVQADRKRASFEYPLTVDGQQRWCRARVQPYLQDEILIIVEDISEQKMSEIELNKTHDKLSEAQRLAHIGSWEWDVADDSLWWSEEVFRIFDLPSDTFRPTYPSFLETIHPEDRGLLERVVEQSILNDLPYSIEHRIIRPDGEVRYVHERGAVKKDTRGNVISMHGTVQDITERQMASSKMQEYRDILAHASRLAIMGELTAGISHELNQPLTAMANYSSAMKTRMEQGQDVSDLVQRIEALSHRSGNIVRRLKSMAEKRPQELMRFNILDSIRSTLQLIEYELRQKKIDVQMAGESRMSVVYADRVQIEQVLSNLFINAMDAMSEMPVSRRLTIEVAPAGEFMVRVTVSDNGPGVPDDFVGQLFTPFTTSKQGGLGIGLSLSRSLVEASGGKICYSPKSDSGASFDVFLPCRKMDE, translated from the coding sequence ATGTCACACGCTAAGACGTCGGAACTTCTGAATGAAGTGACCCGCCTCCGCCGCCGTGTCGGAGAACTGGAGCAGGAGCATCGCAGGATTGATTCTGCAGAAAAACCTGTTACCAGGGGGCCCGTGGGGGGCGCCTCGTATCAGACAGGTCGGGATCATTCGTTGCTCGACGCGCTACCTTGTGCCGTCTGTGAATGCGACCTTTCGGGGGAAATCCTGTTTGCGAACACCACTTTTGCAGAGTTGCATGGGTATCCGCAGGTCGAACTCAAAGGCAGGCATTATGCTGACCTGATTGCGGATCATCAGGATCATGATGCCTCTCGTCAACTACTCGAGCAATTAGCTGATGGACAGCTTTCGTCTCACTGTCAGGAGACGGTTCATCGTCGTCAGGACGGCAAAAGGATTCCGGTAGAGGTTAAGTGGCGCAGTCAGAGAGATGGTTCAGGCGCGGTTTCCGGGCTGCTGGCTGTCACAACAGAACGTCGCACGGATAAGTCCAGTCGGGGGCAGGAAGCAGACCTGGCCGGTCAGTATTTCAATCTGGTCCGTGAAATGATATTGGTCGTCGATGCTGATGAAAAAGTATCACTGATCAATCAGCAGGGTTGTCGGCTCATGGGTGGCGAAGAGGCCGAGATTCTAGGCAAGAACTGGTTCGATAATTTTCTACCCGCTGATAACCGGGAGGAAGTCCGTATTTTTTTTCACCAGTTTATGGAACAGGGGGCGGTTCAACCCGTCGAGTATTATGAAAACGATGTGTTGACAGTTGACGGAACGGTAAAACGGATCGCCTGGCACTTTTCGATTTTGCAGGATGAGTCAGGAACGAATATTGGGACTCTCAATGTGGCCGTGGATATTACGGAACGGTTGGAAGAACAGCAGACGCTGCGCGAAAGCAGACAGATATTCCACCAGATTTCTGAGCATGTGCATGAGATGCTCTGGGTGAGTTCAGCTGACTTGCGAAAAATATTTTATGTCAGCCCGAAATATGAGGAGTTCTGGGGACAGCCCTGTCAGAGTATCTACGACGATCCCACTATTTGGATCGAACGGATTCATCCCGACGATCTGGAATCCCTGATGGAGAGTATGAACCAGAAAATTCAAGGTGATTTTTCCAGTACGCATTTTCCCCAGTTCCGGGTCGTGCACCCGGATGGGAGTTTCCGCTGGCTGGAAGCTCGCTCCTTTCCCGTCTACAACGAACAGCATCAAGTGACCCGCATGGTCGGGATTGTTGAGGATATTACTCAGCGGAAGCAGGATGAAGCTGCGATTCTCAAAGAGAACGAACTGCTGGAAGAGCGTGTCCGTCAACGAACAACCCAGCTCGCACGTAAGACGGCTCAGTTGAAAGCATTATTTCAGGGGCTGCCCGACCAGGTACTGGTAATCAACCACGAGGGAGAGATCGTTAACTTTAATGGCAGACATCGGGAGTATCTATTTTCCAACAGGGATCTGTCGTCAGGTAGTAAGCTCAAGGAACTGCTTCTCGAAGAAATCAGGTTGCCGTTTACCGAAGCGATTCAACGGGTGCAGGCAGACAGGAAACGGGCGTCGTTTGAATATCCACTGACGGTAGACGGTCAGCAGCGCTGGTGTCGGGCCCGGGTGCAGCCTTACCTGCAGGATGAGATTCTGATCATAGTTGAAGATATCAGCGAACAGAAAATGTCTGAAATCGAACTCAACAAGACGCATGATAAACTGTCCGAAGCACAACGACTTGCGCATATCGGTAGTTGGGAATGGGACGTTGCGGACGACTCTCTCTGGTGGTCGGAGGAAGTCTTCCGGATTTTTGATCTTCCTTCGGACACATTTCGACCCACTTATCCGTCCTTTCTCGAGACAATCCATCCGGAGGATCGGGGACTGTTGGAACGAGTTGTGGAGCAGTCGATTTTAAATGACCTGCCCTACAGTATCGAACATCGGATCATCCGTCCTGACGGGGAAGTGCGTTATGTACACGAACGGGGCGCCGTGAAAAAAGATACCAGGGGCAACGTCATCAGCATGCATGGGACCGTGCAGGACATTACGGAACGGCAAATGGCCTCCAGCAAGATGCAGGAATACCGTGACATTCTGGCGCATGCTTCGCGGCTGGCGATCATGGGCGAACTGACGGCAGGCATTTCACACGAACTCAATCAACCGCTGACGGCAATGGCGAATTACAGTTCGGCCATGAAAACACGGATGGAGCAGGGGCAGGATGTTTCGGATCTGGTGCAGCGGATCGAAGCCCTCTCACATCGCTCAGGGAATATTGTCCGCCGATTGAAGTCGATGGCCGAAAAGCGACCACAGGAACTGATGCGGTTTAACATTCTGGACAGTATCCGCAGTACGCTACAGTTGATTGAATATGAATTGCGCCAGAAAAAGATCGATGTGCAGATGGCCGGCGAATCCCGAATGTCGGTGGTCTATGCGGACCGCGTGCAGATTGAGCAGGTGCTTTCCAACCTGTTTATAAATGCGATGGACGCGATGTCCGAGATGCCTGTATCACGCAGGTTGACAATTGAAGTTGCGCCGGCTGGCGAATTCATGGTGCGGGTCACCGTCTCTGATAACGGTCCCGGAGTGCCTGACGATTTTGTCGGGCAGCTGTTTACGCCATTCACGACCAGTAAACAGGGCGGACTGGGAATCGGCCTGTCGCTCAGTCGCTCGCTGGTGGAGGCTTCGGGGGGCAAAATCTGTTACAGCCCGAAGTCGGACAGCGGTGCGTCGTTCGACGTGTTTCTACCCTGTCGTAAGATGGATGAGTGA
- a CDS encoding MoaD/ThiS family protein — translation MARVCFTPNLERHLACAAAEVSGTSVREALDQVFENQQQLRGYVLDDQNRLRQHMVIFIDGKTIVDRVHLSDAVSTDSELYVMQALSGG, via the coding sequence ATGGCTCGAGTCTGTTTTACCCCCAACCTGGAACGCCACCTGGCCTGCGCTGCAGCGGAGGTCTCCGGTACTTCCGTACGTGAAGCACTGGACCAGGTGTTTGAAAATCAACAGCAGCTAAGGGGTTACGTTCTCGACGACCAGAATCGGCTGCGGCAGCATATGGTGATTTTTATCGACGGCAAAACCATCGTCGACCGGGTTCATCTCAGCGATGCCGTCTCGACAGACAGTGAACTTTACGTGATGCAGGCACTCTCCGGCGGTTAA
- a CDS encoding PA0069 family radical SAM protein, which produces MRHGSHINPPNRFESKYAEPDLEQLEWDDEYLSRPRRIEYLDDHSKSIVTENDSPDLNFRFSINPYRGCAHGCSYCYARPFHEYLGYNAGLDFETKIMVKRDAPKLFRDFLSRSDWQPELIAFSGITDCYQPAEREFQLTRQCLEVASEANQPVGIVTKNALVVRDLDILQSMAQRSLVNVSLSITTLDPELAREMEPRTSIPAARLRAIRELSAAGVPTKVMVSPIIAGLNDHEIPAILQAAKEAGARSASYIMLRLPLTVEPVFLEWLERTQPTRKERVISRIRQTRDGKLNSAEFGTRIRGTGEISEQIGNLFQVFARKHGLDERLPPLDFTQFRPPTTGKGQQWLF; this is translated from the coding sequence ATGCGGCACGGTTCTCACATCAATCCCCCCAACCGGTTTGAGTCGAAGTATGCCGAACCGGATCTGGAACAGCTGGAATGGGATGACGAATATCTCTCCCGGCCCCGGAGGATTGAATACCTGGACGATCATTCCAAGTCGATCGTAACCGAGAACGATTCGCCCGATCTCAACTTTCGCTTTAGCATCAATCCATATCGGGGTTGTGCGCATGGTTGCAGTTACTGTTACGCACGGCCCTTTCATGAATACCTGGGGTACAACGCGGGGCTGGACTTTGAAACGAAGATCATGGTCAAGCGGGATGCGCCAAAGCTGTTTCGGGACTTTCTGAGCCGCAGCGACTGGCAGCCCGAGCTGATTGCTTTTTCCGGCATCACGGACTGCTATCAGCCCGCGGAACGCGAGTTCCAGCTGACGCGACAATGTCTGGAAGTCGCGTCGGAAGCGAATCAACCGGTGGGGATCGTCACGAAGAATGCGCTCGTCGTGCGCGATCTGGATATTCTGCAATCGATGGCGCAGCGGTCGCTGGTGAATGTCAGCCTGTCGATCACGACGCTCGATCCGGAGCTGGCCCGCGAGATGGAACCCCGTACCAGTATTCCAGCGGCCCGCTTGCGGGCGATTCGCGAGCTCTCCGCGGCGGGAGTGCCGACGAAGGTGATGGTCTCGCCGATTATTGCCGGTTTGAACGATCATGAAATCCCTGCGATTCTGCAAGCGGCGAAAGAGGCGGGCGCGCGCTCGGCCAGTTATATCATGCTCCGCCTGCCGCTGACGGTGGAGCCGGTGTTCCTGGAATGGCTGGAGCGGACGCAACCCACGCGGAAGGAGCGGGTCATCAGCCGGATCCGACAGACGCGGGACGGGAAGCTCAACAGCGCCGAGTTCGGCACGCGGATTCGTGGCACCGGTGAGATCTCTGAGCAGATTGGCAATCTGTTTCAGGTCTTCGCGCGCAAGCATGGTCTGGATGAGCGGTTGCCGCCGTTGGACTTTACGCAGTTCCGTCCGCCGACAACGGGCAAAGGACAACAGTGGTTGTTTTGA